One stretch of Halodesulfovibrio sp. MK-HDV DNA includes these proteins:
- a CDS encoding helix-turn-helix transcriptional regulator gives MNKIPQISFRKPTKSTLEFEIFTLQKLFSRRPSLKPSIENPHRVNFYHILFITKGTGQHQIDFTTYNYQKGSIIFIAPSQVHAFTIKKDVEGFIIIFTESFILKNLGQAELLHFARSYNYHSNYPIVEGTSSEKNMLLQSINEMYEEYCQPIGLMTEEILRLQLKLLLLKIERIKNTDPKNKNSSEWENLFAAFRKNLELNYTETRNATDYAAMLNISYKHLNTVCKAMSGCTAKEFIDAYIVLEIKRHIAMFTLSTKELAFNIGFDEPTNLIKFFKRHAHQTPQQFKSTLLG, from the coding sequence ATGAATAAAATCCCTCAAATATCATTTCGCAAGCCAACAAAATCCACCCTTGAATTTGAGATCTTTACACTGCAAAAACTCTTTTCCAGACGACCTAGTCTTAAGCCATCAATAGAAAATCCACATAGAGTAAATTTCTACCACATTCTATTTATAACGAAAGGAACAGGACAGCATCAAATCGATTTCACCACATACAATTACCAAAAAGGAAGCATCATATTTATTGCACCAAGCCAAGTGCATGCCTTTACAATAAAAAAAGATGTTGAAGGGTTCATTATCATTTTTACAGAATCATTCATTTTAAAAAACTTGGGGCAGGCAGAACTGCTTCATTTTGCCCGCAGTTATAATTACCACTCCAATTACCCCATTGTGGAAGGAACAAGCTCAGAAAAAAACATGCTCTTACAGTCAATTAACGAGATGTATGAAGAATACTGCCAGCCAATTGGCTTAATGACAGAAGAAATTCTCCGGTTGCAGCTCAAGCTGCTTTTACTGAAAATTGAACGAATTAAGAATACTGATCCTAAAAACAAAAATAGCTCAGAGTGGGAAAACCTGTTCGCAGCATTTCGAAAGAATCTTGAATTGAACTATACCGAAACTCGAAACGCAACAGACTATGCAGCGATGCTAAACATCTCATACAAGCATTTAAATACCGTATGTAAGGCTATGTCAGGCTGTACCGCCAAGGAATTCATTGATGCATACATTGTTTTAGAAATTAAAAGACATATTGCAATGTTTACACTGTCAACCAAGGAACTTGCATTCAATATTGGG
- a CDS encoding YceI family protein, whose protein sequence is MKGQARDARELSCSELNTLLINESPPIVLDILPPEHYSKVRLPSAVNACIFDAKFLDLTRDLFTTLDDPIVIYGAGQESYDWSVAWKKLHHAGYTNLSVLKAGVEGWLVAGYPVDGSEKKIQKEERPLSITEGRCWEIDTEKSILEWRGRKNTGSHRGTIKVSGHLYESNGELRGNIVADMKSIQDLDLEGDPLKTVLESHLNSDDFFFTQLFPTAKFEIVETKNTKVQTLTCPQVVAKGILSIRGVSHSVEVPLLINELDETTISIEMHFDIDRTRWGIIYGSSRFFRHLMYHKVFDIISAQCQLYGVSATPQK, encoded by the coding sequence ATGAAAGGTCAGGCTCGTGATGCTCGGGAATTAAGCTGCTCTGAACTCAATACTCTGTTAATAAACGAGAGCCCTCCTATTGTCTTAGATATCCTCCCACCAGAACATTATTCAAAGGTCAGGTTACCATCTGCAGTAAATGCTTGTATCTTCGATGCAAAATTTTTGGATTTGACCCGAGACCTTTTTACAACTTTGGATGATCCAATTGTTATATATGGTGCTGGGCAAGAATCTTATGATTGGTCTGTTGCTTGGAAGAAATTGCATCATGCCGGGTATACTAATCTGTCTGTTCTAAAGGCAGGGGTAGAAGGGTGGTTGGTAGCAGGGTATCCTGTGGATGGTTCGGAGAAAAAAATACAGAAAGAAGAGCGTCCGCTTTCGATAACAGAAGGACGATGCTGGGAAATAGATACAGAAAAAAGCATCCTAGAATGGCGAGGGCGAAAAAATACAGGATCTCATCGTGGGACAATTAAAGTTTCCGGTCATCTTTATGAAAGTAATGGCGAATTACGCGGAAATATTGTTGCAGATATGAAATCAATTCAGGATCTTGATTTAGAAGGAGATCCGTTAAAGACAGTGTTGGAATCTCATTTAAACTCAGATGATTTCTTTTTCACGCAACTTTTTCCTACTGCGAAATTTGAGATAGTCGAAACAAAAAATACTAAAGTTCAGACCCTTACGTGCCCACAGGTTGTAGCGAAAGGTATCTTGTCAATTCGAGGTGTAAGTCACTCTGTAGAAGTTCCGTTACTCATCAATGAGCTTGACGAAACGACCATTTCAATCGAAATGCATTTTGATATCGACAGAACGCGATGGGGAATAATTTACGGGTCATCACGTTTCTTTAGGCACCTCATGTATCACAAGGTTTTTGATATCATTTCAGCGCAGTGCCAGCTGTACGGGGTCAGTGCCACCCCTCAAAAATAA
- a CDS encoding ethylbenzene dehydrogenase-related protein, whose product MKNLAMLFAVILLAVSTSALAADQTLFSTKTNSPIVLDGKADNAWNGTKELVITVDNLVYEPNNGYKGMQETDVTIKSLHDDKNIYFLISYKDPTKSLERFPWVKQTDGSWKKLSNKDDTGHDNTYYEDKFSIYWNINTTGFEKEGCMTSCHLDIKGDKSAGRKFTESEGETIDMWHAKYVRSMPMGMFDDQYVDNNTDPKKNKGWGRKGDTGKGGYVNNDNTNSNTPAFMNLNPTADERYYVTPSKKVPFVDTFKAGDVVPGISIAPMQGGRADILSRIEYKDGRWTLEVKRALKTVGENAETQDVQFVDKSKSYPFGIAVFDNSQINHLFHTETLELKFK is encoded by the coding sequence ATGAAAAATTTAGCGATGTTATTTGCCGTAATTCTGCTTGCTGTAAGCACTTCAGCATTAGCTGCCGACCAGACTCTTTTTAGTACCAAAACAAACTCGCCAATCGTACTTGATGGAAAAGCTGATAATGCTTGGAATGGCACAAAAGAACTGGTGATCACTGTTGATAATTTGGTTTATGAACCGAACAATGGTTACAAGGGGATGCAGGAGACTGATGTAACTATCAAATCACTTCATGATGACAAAAACATCTACTTTCTTATTTCCTATAAAGATCCGACCAAAAGTTTGGAGCGTTTTCCATGGGTGAAGCAGACAGATGGTAGCTGGAAAAAATTGTCCAACAAAGACGATACCGGACACGATAATACGTATTACGAAGACAAATTTTCAATCTATTGGAATATCAATACAACGGGATTTGAAAAAGAGGGATGCATGACTTCCTGCCATCTCGATATAAAAGGTGATAAATCTGCTGGAAGAAAGTTCACGGAGTCAGAAGGTGAAACCATCGATATGTGGCACGCAAAGTATGTGAGATCTATGCCTATGGGGATGTTTGATGATCAGTATGTAGACAACAATACTGATCCAAAGAAGAACAAAGGCTGGGGCAGAAAGGGCGACACAGGGAAAGGTGGCTACGTAAATAATGATAACACCAATAGCAATACACCGGCATTCATGAACCTTAATCCAACTGCTGATGAGCGATATTATGTAACTCCAAGCAAAAAGGTTCCTTTCGTCGATACATTCAAAGCTGGTGATGTCGTTCCAGGTATCTCCATTGCGCCAATGCAGGGTGGTAGAGCTGATATTCTTTCACGAATTGAATACAAGGATGGACGATGGACGCTTGAAGTAAAGCGCGCATTGAAGACTGTGGGCGAAAACGCAGAGACTCAGGATGTGCAGTTTGTAGATAAGTCAAAGTCTTATCCTTTCGGTATCGCAGTGTTTGACAATTCTCAGATCAATCACCTTTTCCATACTGAAACACTTGAGTTGAAGTTTAAATAG